From one Candidatus Chromulinivorax destructor genomic stretch:
- the tyrS gene encoding tyrosine--tRNA ligase gives MDQIEKTLQLLQQGTVDCLPAGLLKKKLETGKKLKIKLGMDPTAPDLHLGHAVVLRKMRQFQDLGHEVIFLIGDYTAAIGDPTGKSKTRPPLSVADIEKNSKTYFEQIERILDPAKVRIEYNSTWLSKLSFSDTIQLCAKVTVARLLERDDFAKRMSNQQPIALHELLYPIMQGYDSVALDADVELGGTDQTFNLLCGRFLQEQYGKSPQVILTTPLLEGLDGVEKMSKSLGNYIGLTDQPSDAYGKLMSISDTLMWRYYSLLLSVSDQDIQTMKNNVAEQKVHPMDLKKQMAYNIIQEFWSEQQAVAAQENFIALFQKKDLSQGKPVALPSTISNPIWIIDLLKELGAIASTSDGKRLIESGAVSCDGVTVLEFKAEIAWRVGMTIKVGKHRIFTLT, from the coding sequence ATGGATCAAATCGAAAAAACATTACAACTATTGCAACAAGGAACTGTTGATTGTTTGCCAGCAGGATTACTGAAAAAAAAGTTAGAAACTGGTAAAAAATTAAAAATTAAGTTAGGTATGGATCCAACTGCACCAGACTTACACTTAGGTCATGCGGTTGTATTGAGAAAAATGCGCCAATTTCAAGATCTTGGGCATGAGGTTATTTTTTTAATTGGAGATTACACTGCTGCTATTGGTGATCCAACGGGGAAATCAAAAACTCGTCCACCATTGTCAGTTGCAGATATTGAAAAAAATTCAAAAACTTATTTTGAGCAAATTGAACGAATTTTAGACCCCGCAAAAGTTCGTATCGAGTATAACTCGACCTGGTTATCAAAGTTATCATTTAGTGACACAATTCAGCTTTGTGCAAAAGTTACGGTTGCGCGCCTACTTGAACGTGATGATTTTGCAAAACGTATGAGCAATCAACAGCCTATTGCGTTGCATGAATTATTGTATCCAATTATGCAAGGATATGATTCAGTAGCACTTGATGCAGACGTAGAGCTTGGTGGAACAGATCAGACATTTAATTTATTATGTGGAAGATTTTTACAAGAGCAGTATGGGAAATCACCTCAAGTAATTTTAACAACTCCATTACTAGAAGGTCTTGATGGCGTTGAAAAAATGTCAAAATCACTTGGTAATTATATTGGATTAACTGACCAGCCATCAGATGCGTATGGTAAATTAATGTCGATATCCGATACATTAATGTGGCGTTATTATAGTTTGTTGTTATCAGTATCTGATCAAGACATTCAAACTATGAAAAACAATGTAGCTGAGCAAAAAGTTCATCCTATGGATTTAAAAAAACAGATGGCTTATAACATTATTCAAGAGTTTTGGTCTGAGCAGCAAGCTGTTGCAGCGCAAGAAAACTTTATTGCACTGTTTCAGAAAAAAGATTTATCACAAGGTAAGCCTGTTGCCTTGCCTTCAACTATAAGTAATCCAATATGGATTATAGACTTGTTAAAAGAGCTTGGTGCAATCGCATCAACATCTGATGGTAAGCGCTTAATAGAATCAGGTGCTGTGTCATGTGATGGTGTAACAGTTTTAGAATTTAAAGCTGAAATTGCATGGCGTGTAGGTATGACTATAAAAGTTGGTAAACATAGAATATTTACTTTAACTTAA
- a CDS encoding valine--tRNA ligase, producing MEKRYDHTSQDQQAREIWQKNDTYTKNSHQSKNFTIDTPPPTVSGSLHIGHIFSYTQADIIARYKRMTGHNVFYPFGFDCNGLATERFVEKKHKTGVAKLGREKFIELCLSTTEEMKIEFVQLWRTIGISADFEKTYSTIGKKEQKISQESFVRLFHKKHLYLKNEPALYCTSCRTSVAQAELDDKEVATTFNDIEFTTSTGIKVVIATTRPELLPSCVAVMYNPEDERYQQLAGQTAIVPIYGNEVPFLADESVSITKGTGLVMCCTFGDKTDIEWFKKFNLPYKQSIGFDGRWAEHTGPLAGLKVLEARQTILQLLEEFNLVLTKKNISHNVNVHERCKNEIEYVVLPQWFINVVSNKTKFLELADQITWSPAFMKTRYIDWVENLSWDWCISRQRVFGIPFPVWYCQDCDKVLVADIEQLPLDPQETTYKNGACDGCGSKNLRPEKDVMDTWNTSSITPYIVQQLYYDNDESPFETNPDFIPMSMRPQAHDIIRTWAFYTIIKAWMHSEKTPWKEIVISGFVLSEQKEKISKSQGNSPTEPSVLVNQFAPDAIRYWTATGTLGYDIAFSIDQIKTGQKLMTKLWNAFSFINMHMEDYHHVSVATTELGVVNQWMLDASTTMLEKYTAALDKNEFGAALQAVEKLFWSDFCDNYLEIIKDQFFKPENYTPEQVQATRWTLFAVGLRILQCYAPYLPHITENIYQRIFKSVVGKSSLHITQLQHNMHPVDTDNNAAMEKILEVITTVRKLKTEQQLSLKTELTVLTLDESLNYIFADQENIIKGVTTAKEIAYASNITNSVLLQTNETWSAQVTVSL from the coding sequence ATGGAAAAACGATACGACCATACCAGTCAAGATCAACAGGCTCGCGAGATTTGGCAAAAAAACGATACGTACACAAAAAATTCACATCAATCTAAAAATTTCACCATAGACACACCACCTCCAACAGTCTCTGGTTCTTTACATATTGGGCACATTTTTTCTTATACACAAGCTGACATCATAGCCCGATACAAACGTATGACGGGTCATAACGTATTTTATCCATTTGGATTTGACTGCAACGGTCTTGCTACCGAACGTTTTGTAGAAAAAAAACATAAAACTGGCGTAGCAAAACTTGGTCGCGAAAAATTCATTGAACTATGCCTTTCGACAACTGAAGAGATGAAAATCGAATTCGTTCAATTGTGGCGCACTATCGGTATTTCAGCTGATTTTGAAAAAACATACTCAACTATTGGCAAAAAAGAGCAAAAAATATCACAAGAATCGTTTGTTCGTTTATTTCACAAAAAACATCTGTATTTAAAAAATGAGCCTGCATTATACTGCACCTCGTGCAGAACAAGTGTTGCTCAAGCTGAGTTAGATGACAAAGAAGTTGCAACAACTTTTAATGATATTGAATTTACAACATCGACAGGCATCAAAGTCGTTATAGCTACCACACGCCCAGAATTGCTTCCATCATGCGTTGCAGTTATGTACAACCCTGAAGACGAACGCTACCAACAACTTGCAGGACAAACTGCTATCGTACCAATTTACGGCAATGAAGTTCCTTTCCTTGCAGATGAAAGTGTGAGTATTACCAAAGGAACTGGTCTTGTTATGTGTTGTACCTTTGGTGACAAAACTGACATAGAATGGTTTAAAAAATTCAACTTACCTTACAAGCAATCAATTGGTTTTGATGGCCGCTGGGCAGAACATACAGGCCCTCTTGCAGGTCTTAAAGTTTTAGAAGCTCGTCAAACAATTTTACAACTGCTTGAAGAGTTTAATCTTGTTCTTACCAAAAAAAATATCAGTCATAATGTAAACGTTCATGAGCGTTGTAAAAATGAAATTGAGTACGTTGTTTTACCCCAATGGTTTATCAACGTGGTAAGCAATAAAACAAAATTCTTAGAGCTTGCTGACCAAATAACCTGGTCGCCTGCATTTATGAAAACTCGGTACATCGACTGGGTAGAAAATTTAAGTTGGGACTGGTGTATTTCTCGTCAACGTGTATTTGGAATTCCATTTCCTGTGTGGTATTGCCAAGATTGCGACAAAGTTTTAGTTGCAGACATTGAGCAATTACCACTTGATCCTCAAGAAACTACCTATAAAAATGGTGCTTGTGATGGCTGTGGTAGCAAAAACTTACGCCCAGAAAAAGATGTTATGGACACCTGGAATACGTCATCAATTACCCCATACATTGTGCAACAACTCTATTACGACAATGATGAATCTCCATTTGAAACAAACCCAGACTTTATTCCGATGAGCATGCGTCCACAAGCTCATGATATTATTAGAACGTGGGCTTTTTACACGATTATTAAAGCATGGATGCATAGCGAAAAAACACCATGGAAAGAGATTGTCATCTCTGGTTTTGTGTTAAGTGAACAAAAAGAGAAAATCTCAAAATCACAAGGCAACAGTCCAACAGAGCCATCAGTCTTAGTCAACCAATTTGCACCTGATGCTATTCGTTACTGGACTGCTACAGGCACCCTTGGTTATGACATTGCATTCTCAATTGATCAGATTAAAACTGGCCAAAAACTCATGACAAAACTATGGAATGCCTTTAGTTTTATCAACATGCACATGGAAGATTATCATCATGTATCTGTAGCAACTACAGAACTTGGTGTGGTTAACCAATGGATGCTTGACGCTTCAACAACTATGTTAGAAAAATATACCGCAGCTCTTGATAAAAATGAGTTTGGTGCAGCTTTACAAGCAGTAGAAAAACTTTTCTGGAGCGATTTCTGTGATAACTATCTTGAAATTATTAAAGATCAATTCTTTAAACCAGAAAACTATACTCCAGAGCAAGTACAAGCTACTCGCTGGACGCTCTTTGCTGTAGGATTAAGAATTTTGCAATGTTACGCTCCATACTTGCCACACATCACTGAAAATATTTATCAACGAATATTTAAGTCAGTTGTGGGCAAAAGTTCATTGCATATCACACAGTTGCAACACAACATGCACCCTGTTGATACTGATAATAACGCTGCGATGGAAAAAATCTTAGAAGTTATTACAACGGTCAGAAAACTTAAAACTGAACAACAGTTATCATTAAAAACTGAACTTACCGTCTTAACCTTAGATGAAAGTTTAAACTATATTTTTGCTGATCAAGAAAATATTATTAAAGGTGTTACAACAGCCAAAGAAATTGCTTATGCATCAAACATAACAAATTCAGTGCTCTTGCAAACGAACGAAACCTGGTCAGCTCAAGTTACAGTGAGCTTATAA
- the ybeY gene encoding rRNA maturation RNase YbeY, with protein MINLTSKLKNLNFDTESYKVQAQKALQALGYGDFDLGILLTTNATIKKYNATYRDKDKATDVLSFPFHHIPAGTKIKPTCDDDKNLGDMIISIEYVQAAAKKLNTTFEKRMNRLLIHGICHLLGYDHIEDDEFKIMIKKEKSLAKSIDLDCSWE; from the coding sequence ATGATAAACCTTACCAGCAAACTTAAAAACCTCAATTTCGATACAGAATCATACAAAGTACAAGCACAAAAAGCTTTACAAGCTCTTGGCTATGGTGACTTTGATCTTGGTATTTTGTTGACAACAAATGCTACGATTAAAAAATATAATGCGACGTATCGAGATAAAGACAAAGCAACAGACGTGCTCTCATTTCCATTTCATCATATTCCTGCAGGAACAAAAATCAAACCTACCTGCGATGATGATAAAAATCTTGGCGATATGATTATATCAATAGAGTATGTACAAGCTGCGGCAAAAAAATTAAATACCACGTTTGAAAAGCGTATGAATCGCTTACTCATTCATGGTATTTGTCATTTACTTGGTTATGATCACATTGAAGATGATGAATTTAAAATCATGATCAAAAAAGAAAAATCTCTTGCAAAGTCAATCGATCTAGATTGCTCCTGGGAGTAA
- a CDS encoding MlaD family protein, protein MQINTETKVGIFVVVALAVFMFMILGIGAFRFNSSGYVAYNISFDDVAGLSRKAEVKMAGVKVGWIESLVLTEPYHKARATIMVNEKYRLYDNAYAIVRQDGLIGTKYLEVIPGDPLLPCLVPGSSLAKSGRESVSMDELLFKFSNIATHVEQITDSLKDSFNSAERGDQLRMMLENMSMAAEKFNSLANSLNIVATNNEDNMQSMIADFQDFARTLRQDMPSLTEHINRLSTRVESDFSRIADHLGSSASSFESAAQEATDGFASMSSVIEKIDEGRGLLGKLVNEDEMYRDIKDAVTGMKNYLSKFQTLGIIFDCHSESMHRPVDNYAYADSKGYFNIRIHTSDSFFYLAQIVASEKGFLSRHFVYESYFDEKGRILDYAELPEIGTTDDAARNKFAFAPEKLIRERNPMAFGFQFGKIYRDIAVRFGLFEGAFGVGADYYIPFSNEKIAWTTTLEAFDFKGLQRYDMCDRRPHLKWMNRIFFLNNLYFVFGADDFVSQTNANAFWGLGIRFGDDDMKYLLSKFGLYVNV, encoded by the coding sequence TTGCAAATAAACACAGAAACAAAAGTAGGAATTTTTGTTGTCGTTGCACTAGCAGTTTTCATGTTCATGATTCTAGGAATCGGAGCTTTTCGTTTTAATTCATCAGGTTATGTTGCGTATAATATTTCATTTGATGATGTTGCAGGTTTGTCTCGCAAGGCAGAAGTTAAGATGGCGGGTGTTAAAGTAGGTTGGATCGAAAGCCTTGTTTTAACTGAACCATATCATAAAGCACGTGCAACTATTATGGTTAATGAAAAATATAGATTGTATGACAATGCCTATGCAATCGTTCGGCAAGATGGGCTTATTGGTACTAAGTATTTAGAAGTTATACCTGGCGATCCGCTACTACCATGTTTAGTTCCAGGGTCATCGCTTGCTAAGTCTGGCCGTGAATCTGTTTCTATGGATGAGCTTCTGTTTAAATTTAGTAATATTGCAACACATGTTGAACAAATAACCGATAGTTTAAAAGATTCTTTTAATAGCGCTGAACGTGGTGATCAGCTGAGAATGATGCTTGAAAACATGTCAATGGCGGCAGAGAAATTCAACAGCCTTGCAAACTCATTAAATATCGTTGCAACAAATAATGAAGATAACATGCAGTCAATGATTGCTGATTTTCAAGATTTCGCCCGTACTTTACGACAAGATATGCCGTCTTTAACAGAGCATATTAACAGGCTTTCAACGCGAGTTGAATCTGATTTTAGCCGTATAGCAGATCATTTAGGTAGCTCTGCTTCTTCATTTGAATCAGCAGCACAAGAGGCAACTGATGGTTTTGCAAGTATGAGTTCTGTTATTGAAAAAATTGATGAAGGACGTGGTTTACTAGGAAAACTGGTCAACGAAGATGAAATGTATCGTGATATTAAAGATGCAGTGACTGGTATGAAAAATTATCTATCAAAGTTTCAGACCTTGGGTATTATTTTTGATTGCCATTCAGAATCGATGCATCGTCCTGTCGATAATTACGCTTATGCTGATTCAAAAGGTTACTTTAACATTCGTATACATACTTCTGATAGTTTCTTTTATTTAGCACAAATTGTTGCTTCAGAAAAAGGATTTTTAAGTCGTCATTTTGTGTATGAAAGTTATTTTGATGAAAAAGGTAGAATCTTAGATTATGCAGAGCTTCCTGAAATTGGAACAACTGATGATGCAGCTCGCAATAAGTTCGCATTTGCGCCTGAAAAGCTTATAAGAGAACGAAATCCTATGGCTTTTGGTTTTCAGTTTGGTAAAATTTACCGAGATATAGCAGTCAGATTTGGTTTATTTGAAGGCGCATTTGGTGTTGGAGCAGATTATTATATTCCATTCTCAAACGAAAAAATTGCATGGACAACCACGCTTGAAGCATTTGATTTTAAAGGCTTACAGCGTTATGACATGTGTGATCGACGACCACATTTAAAATGGATGAATAGAATATTCTTCTTGAACAACTTGTACTTTGTATTTGGTGCCGATGACTTTGTGAGTCAGACGAATGCTAATGCCTTTTGGGGTCTTGGTATACGATTCGGTGACGATGATATGAAGTATCTTCTATCGAAATTTGGATTATACGTTAACGTATAG
- a CDS encoding PulJ/GspJ family protein, which translates to MKSPGFSMLEIIIVMAVSTIIMTCLFEIYNQTSRNMQRVQRFVFQDSQIITLQSRFEKDVAGLTSIWFKQAELENLQAQQEKKPVSKEFKKRSFYFYSVNKGEQLDFLTFLTTNPLQSYEKITDRFVRVVYALQPDPAHENLFRLMRKEISPATELIDEKSLQSGKFYELITGIKSLELSYHLVDRVVLNKQFRAEKTKEGEQEKQEELAPIVRLVKQWQPAESAEKSVEKKINPGDQADKEDTLEDLGGAPVPKFIEMKITFGQTLQQKEQTCTLGFSIPSTVDNAPKSIFAIRAATKK; encoded by the coding sequence ATGAAGTCACCTGGTTTTTCGATGCTAGAAATTATTATTGTTATGGCTGTTTCAACGATAATCATGACATGTTTATTTGAGATTTATAATCAAACTTCGCGCAATATGCAAAGAGTTCAGCGATTTGTTTTTCAAGATAGCCAAATCATAACATTACAAAGCAGATTTGAAAAAGACGTTGCTGGCTTAACATCAATATGGTTTAAACAAGCTGAGCTTGAAAATTTGCAGGCGCAACAAGAAAAAAAACCAGTATCAAAAGAATTTAAAAAACGCAGCTTTTATTTTTATAGTGTTAATAAAGGTGAGCAACTAGACTTCTTAACTTTTTTGACAACAAATCCTTTGCAATCATATGAAAAAATAACTGATCGTTTTGTTCGTGTTGTTTATGCCTTGCAGCCAGATCCAGCACATGAAAATCTTTTCAGGTTAATGAGAAAAGAAATCTCTCCTGCAACTGAATTAATTGATGAAAAATCATTGCAGTCAGGTAAGTTTTATGAATTGATAACAGGGATTAAATCGTTAGAATTATCTTACCATTTAGTAGACAGAGTTGTTTTAAATAAACAGTTTCGTGCAGAAAAAACCAAAGAAGGTGAGCAAGAGAAACAAGAAGAACTTGCCCCTATTGTTCGTCTTGTCAAGCAATGGCAACCTGCAGAAAGTGCAGAAAAATCTGTCGAAAAAAAAATCAATCCTGGTGATCAAGCTGATAAAGAAGATACATTAGAAGACTTAGGGGGCGCACCGGTACCTAAATTTATCGAAATGAAAATTACATTTGGGCAAACTTTACAACAAAAAGAACAAACTTGTACGCTAGGCTTTTCTATTCCATCAACGGTTGATAATGCTCCTAAAAGCATATTTGCTATAAGGGCTGCAACGAAAAAATAG
- a CDS encoding type II secretion system protein yields MKPFKHLESGMSFIEVVLAIGILAIFGSSLFMMQAYLFNRIAFAEKALVAKLQMQTELIAYRLDILKELFAFKGPVTESLQTKTKEFFNPDMTVTIATRSDFKETKFKSFQDLYLITTKAEQSDTLYGSSYTFVYIPKVPKK; encoded by the coding sequence ATGAAGCCTTTCAAGCACCTTGAATCGGGGATGTCTTTTATCGAAGTGGTACTGGCGATTGGTATTTTAGCAATATTTGGGTCATCCCTTTTTATGATGCAAGCATATTTATTTAATAGAATTGCATTTGCAGAAAAAGCTTTAGTTGCTAAATTACAGATGCAAACTGAATTAATTGCCTATCGTTTGGATATATTAAAAGAGCTTTTTGCTTTTAAGGGGCCTGTTACGGAGAGTTTGCAAACAAAAACAAAAGAATTTTTTAATCCTGACATGACCGTAACGATTGCGACTCGGTCAGACTTTAAAGAAACAAAATTTAAATCATTTCAAGATTTGTATCTTATTACAACAAAAGCTGAGCAGAGCGATACGTTATATGGTAGTTCTTATACATTTGTTTATATACCAAAGGTACCAAAAAAATGA
- a CDS encoding type II secretion system protein has translation MQNSTQQSGFSLLELMIVFALLAMLGALVVPNIFRVKPAAVQKEFLSSLDSLIQQTLARSVMEQKVHQVYFNIKEELVQMREKDPKSIERSTHKQFTQVKDAQYITQIVFSKDFKIKNFFINGIDEVNHAAQLEDVLFYIMPDGTSQPVAVNIIHEHENAAQDSNFSFVINPFYARMSVYEAFQAP, from the coding sequence ATGCAGAATAGTACACAACAATCAGGCTTTTCTTTATTAGAATTGATGATAGTTTTTGCTTTGCTTGCAATGTTAGGAGCCCTTGTGGTTCCTAACATTTTTAGAGTAAAACCAGCTGCTGTTCAAAAAGAATTTCTTTCATCGCTTGATTCTTTGATTCAACAAACTCTTGCACGATCTGTTATGGAACAAAAAGTTCATCAAGTTTATTTTAATATCAAAGAAGAGCTTGTGCAGATGCGAGAAAAAGATCCAAAGTCAATTGAAAGATCGACTCACAAGCAATTTACACAAGTTAAAGATGCTCAATATATAACTCAAATTGTTTTTTCAAAAGACTTTAAAATTAAAAATTTTTTTATTAATGGAATAGACGAAGTTAATCATGCAGCGCAGCTTGAAGACGTTCTTTTTTACATTATGCCTGATGGAACAAGTCAACCTGTTGCAGTTAATATCATTCATGAGCATGAAAATGCTGCGCAAGATAGCAATTTTAGTTTTGTCATTAACCCTTTTTATGCAAGGATGTCTGTGTATGAAGCCTTTCAAGCACCTTGA
- a CDS encoding type II secretion system protein, producing the protein MVSQHKSLQSGFSLVELMISLVIILAIIGMIAPSFARILGKGNEATTKNTLKIAKQAITEYNIDTHQWPTTLADLEKRPDGISGWSGPYLADSKWSGKEIEDAWGQPLVYKKNEKGAKPPYQLYSNGNPDKEEDRIDAE; encoded by the coding sequence ATGGTATCGCAACACAAATCGCTGCAATCAGGATTCAGTTTAGTTGAATTAATGATTTCTTTGGTGATTATTTTAGCTATTATTGGTATGATCGCTCCCTCTTTTGCTCGTATTTTAGGCAAAGGAAATGAAGCAACAACAAAAAACACGTTGAAAATCGCAAAACAAGCAATCACAGAATATAACATTGATACCCATCAGTGGCCAACGACCTTAGCTGATTTAGAAAAACGACCTGATGGCATTTCTGGATGGTCAGGGCCATACTTAGCTGATTCAAAGTGGAGCGGCAAAGAAATTGAAGATGCTTGGGGACAGCCGCTTGTGTACAAAAAAAATGAAAAAGGTGCTAAGCCACCATATCAACTGTACTCAAATGGAAATCCAGACAAAGAAGAAGATCGAATTGATGCAGAATAG